A single Bacteroidota bacterium DNA region contains:
- a CDS encoding quinol:cytochrome C oxidoreductase, with protein sequence MGHGHPSTFKPVEYYRFGGKGKRITLGILAFGLLLTVVGLLIAGGKEYSMHAPASSGHGDHHAAAQQATGHTPAALVNQHEQAATAAPEDSAQQAETQQTTHAPAGTQHPADAHAAPAQGETHAHPWEGHYSFIHSEKDLPTADKRFFSNLLINGFIFTGVALLGLFFITVHHVANGGWYVQLQRIAESMGYWLFIGPVILLIVYFVAGDSLYMWLNPEAIQDPEVRALVTDKAAWWLSDGFFVARHLVFFSLWILLFWLIRRSSLREDTLAGKQSWIQRNKLSSIYILVFALTFSAASWDWLMSVETTWFSTMFAVRTFSSAWVMALAIITLVAVFLKQAGYMPTLSPSIFHDLGKYLFGFSIFWTYIWFCEFLLIWYANIPEEGIYFYNRLGDYGFSFGLMAILNFLLPFLVLMTNQSKRSLPTLVFVSCVLLLGHWVDFYLMVMPGSMGPFGEIGLLELGMFITFLGAFLFVLGTFLAKKPLMPKNHPYLEESLGHHYDI encoded by the coding sequence ATGGGTCACGGCCATCCTTCCACATTCAAGCCTGTAGAGTACTACCGTTTCGGGGGTAAAGGCAAGCGTATCACGCTGGGTATTCTGGCATTCGGACTGCTGCTTACGGTGGTCGGGCTGCTGATTGCTGGCGGAAAGGAATATAGCATGCACGCACCCGCCTCCAGCGGGCACGGGGATCATCATGCCGCCGCACAGCAGGCTACTGGCCACACGCCTGCAGCCTTGGTAAACCAGCATGAGCAGGCTGCGACTGCCGCTCCGGAAGATTCCGCTCAGCAGGCCGAGACACAGCAAACCACGCATGCCCCGGCAGGCACGCAGCACCCAGCTGATGCGCATGCTGCTCCGGCACAGGGCGAAACCCATGCTCACCCCTGGGAGGGCCACTACAGCTTTATCCACTCCGAAAAGGACCTGCCCACCGCTGATAAGCGATTCTTTAGCAATCTACTGATCAACGGCTTTATCTTTACCGGCGTAGCCCTGCTGGGTCTATTCTTCATTACGGTACACCATGTGGCCAACGGCGGCTGGTATGTGCAGCTACAGCGCATAGCCGAGAGTATGGGCTACTGGCTATTTATTGGCCCGGTTATCCTGCTTATTGTTTACTTCGTAGCCGGAGACAGCCTGTACATGTGGCTGAACCCCGAGGCAATACAAGACCCCGAGGTACGCGCACTGGTAACAGATAAGGCTGCCTGGTGGCTGTCCGATGGCTTTTTTGTTGCTCGCCACCTGGTTTTCTTCAGTTTGTGGATTCTGCTCTTCTGGCTCATCCGCCGCTCTAGCCTGCGCGAAGACACACTGGCCGGAAAGCAGAGCTGGATCCAGCGAAACAAGCTCAGTTCGATCTATATCCTGGTCTTTGCCCTTACGTTCTCGGCTGCTAGCTGGGACTGGCTGATGAGTGTAGAAACTACCTGGTTCTCCACCATGTTTGCCGTACGCACCTTTTCCAGTGCTTGGGTTATGGCGCTGGCCATCATTACCCTGGTGGCAGTTTTTCTGAAGCAGGCAGGCTATATGCCTACCCTCAGCCCCAGTATTTTTCATGACTTGGGCAAATATCTCTTCGGCTTCAGCATCTTCTGGACCTACATCTGGTTCTGCGAGTTCCTGCTAATCTGGTATGCGAACATACCCGAGGAGGGCATCTACTTCTATAATCGTTTGGGCGACTACGGCTTTAGCTTTGGGCTAATGGCCATTCTCAACTTCCTGCTCCCCTTCCTGGTGCTGATGACCAACCAGAGCAAGCGCAGCCTGCCTACCCTCGTATTCGTATCCTGCGTGCTACTGCTGGGCCACTGGGTAGACTTTTACCTGATGGTTATGCCCGGCTCAATGGGCCCATTCGGTGAGATAGGCCTGCTGGAGCTGGGAATGTTTATCACCTTTCTGGGTGCTTTCCTCTTCGTGCTGGGCACCTTCCTGGCCAAGAAGCCCCTCATGCCCAAGAATCATCCTTACCTGGAGGAGTCTCTGGGCCACCACTACGATATCTAG
- the pheT gene encoding phenylalanine--tRNA ligase subunit beta, with amino-acid sequence MRVSETWLRTYAPQLPELDRLAEVLTDIGLEVEAVELHEAVPGGLRGVVVGEVLDVQPHPDADRLRICTVSVGAASPLQIVCGAANVAAGQKVPVATLGTTLHPASGEALVIKKSKLRGVSSEGMICAEDELGLCTRHDGILVLPAAAPVGEPLARFLQMEDEGVLEIGLTPNRTDALGHYGVARDAAAALRIPVSLPVLGPVVHSYPCPVQIEVLAPAQCPRYCGLVIRNVQVGPSPSWLQQRLEAVGQRSINNVVDATNYIMLELGQPLHAFDLDKIKGGKIVVRTAQEAEIRTLDDQMRSLQPADLLIADAQQALCIAGVMGGKDSGTTAATTSIFLESACFQAASVRGTSTRLQLFTDSAYRFARGADPAITLVALQRAAALILQLAGGAASELVDHYPHPLAPVVVSFSLDRLNRLAGTDLPEHEVRDILQRLDFVVEGQGAQLRLTVPSYRVDVTRFQDVAEEVLRIYGYNRIPIPTQLLMSPVAETDTARDYQLQQRVADQLVATGYYELRTNSLVAAGLAADGAVHTLNPLSEEVSVLRTSLLPAMLEVVAHNVNRQQQDLRLFEFGKTYHLAGAGQNYEERELLALIQVGEDQLPHWQQPPRKASIFSLRRILEQLQQWLGTQAQVTELGDDLELAYGLSFRQGRHQWARLGQVKPELVKQQGLQLPVFYACIDWPYLSRQHRAGRTTYQPLPKYPAVQRDLSMVVQPGMGFAEIARLIQQCDRQRIQRVDLFDLYQPKGSTERSYAVRIQLQDPNQTLQDAQVQQVMDAAIQALESTGKVQIRRA; translated from the coding sequence ATGCGAGTATCTGAAACCTGGCTGCGCACCTATGCGCCACAGTTGCCCGAATTGGATCGTTTGGCGGAGGTGTTGACGGACATTGGCCTGGAGGTGGAGGCTGTGGAGCTGCACGAGGCCGTGCCGGGTGGGCTGCGCGGCGTAGTAGTGGGCGAGGTGCTGGATGTGCAACCGCACCCCGATGCCGACCGGCTGCGGATATGCACCGTATCGGTAGGTGCAGCGTCTCCGCTTCAGATCGTGTGCGGGGCTGCCAATGTGGCTGCTGGCCAGAAGGTGCCCGTGGCTACCCTGGGCACCACCCTCCACCCGGCTAGCGGCGAGGCCTTGGTAATCAAAAAGTCAAAGCTGAGGGGCGTAAGCTCTGAGGGGATGATCTGTGCCGAAGATGAGCTGGGCCTGTGCACCCGCCACGACGGCATCCTGGTGCTGCCGGCTGCGGCACCGGTGGGCGAGCCCCTGGCCCGCTTCCTGCAGATGGAGGACGAGGGTGTACTGGAGATTGGCCTTACCCCGAACCGGACCGATGCCCTGGGCCACTATGGTGTGGCACGCGATGCCGCAGCGGCCTTGCGCATACCGGTTTCTCTGCCCGTTTTAGGGCCTGTCGTGCACAGTTATCCCTGCCCGGTACAGATAGAAGTACTGGCACCGGCACAGTGCCCCCGCTACTGCGGCCTGGTGATCCGGAATGTACAGGTGGGACCCAGCCCCAGCTGGCTACAGCAGCGCCTGGAGGCGGTGGGCCAGCGGAGCATCAACAATGTGGTGGATGCCACCAACTATATTATGCTGGAGCTGGGCCAGCCCCTGCATGCCTTTGACCTGGATAAGATAAAAGGTGGTAAGATCGTGGTACGCACAGCACAGGAGGCGGAGATCCGTACCCTGGATGACCAGATGCGTAGCCTCCAGCCCGCCGACCTCCTGATTGCTGATGCGCAGCAGGCACTCTGCATAGCCGGTGTGATGGGGGGTAAGGACTCCGGCACGACGGCTGCCACCACCAGCATTTTCCTGGAGTCAGCCTGTTTCCAGGCAGCCAGTGTGCGCGGCACCAGCACACGCTTGCAGCTATTTACGGACAGTGCCTATCGCTTTGCCCGCGGGGCCGACCCCGCGATCACGCTGGTGGCCCTGCAGCGCGCGGCTGCCCTGATCCTGCAGCTGGCGGGGGGCGCCGCCTCCGAGCTGGTGGACCATTATCCGCATCCGCTTGCTCCTGTGGTGGTGTCTTTTTCGCTCGATCGCCTCAATCGGCTAGCCGGTACGGACCTGCCCGAGCACGAGGTGCGCGACATCCTGCAGCGCCTGGACTTTGTGGTGGAGGGGCAGGGTGCGCAGTTGAGACTTACTGTGCCCAGCTATCGGGTGGATGTAACGCGCTTCCAAGACGTGGCGGAGGAGGTGCTGCGGATCTATGGCTACAACCGCATCCCGATACCCACACAGCTGCTGATGAGCCCTGTGGCGGAGACCGATACGGCCCGCGACTACCAGCTGCAGCAGCGTGTGGCCGACCAGCTGGTGGCCACCGGCTACTACGAGCTGCGCACCAATAGCCTGGTGGCCGCTGGGCTGGCTGCCGATGGGGCCGTGCATACGCTAAACCCCCTGAGTGAGGAGGTGTCGGTGCTGCGCACAAGCCTGCTCCCTGCTATGCTGGAGGTGGTGGCCCACAACGTGAATCGGCAGCAGCAGGATCTCCGCCTCTTTGAGTTTGGCAAGACGTATCACCTGGCTGGGGCGGGCCAGAACTATGAGGAGCGTGAACTGCTGGCGCTCATCCAGGTGGGCGAGGATCAACTGCCGCATTGGCAGCAGCCGCCCCGGAAGGCGAGCATTTTCAGCCTGCGCCGTATCCTGGAGCAGCTACAGCAGTGGCTGGGCACACAGGCCCAGGTAACTGAGCTGGGTGATGATCTGGAACTGGCCTATGGCCTCAGCTTCCGCCAAGGGAGGCACCAGTGGGCCAGGCTAGGCCAGGTGAAGCCCGAGCTAGTAAAGCAGCAAGGCCTACAGCTGCCTGTTTTCTATGCGTGTATCGACTGGCCCTATCTGAGTCGGCAGCACCGGGCGGGCCGGACGACTTATCAGCCGCTACCTAAGTATCCCGCTGTTCAGCGCGACCTGAGTATGGTGGTGCAGCCAGGCATGGGCTTTGCCGAGATTGCCCGGCTGATCCAGCAGTGCGACCGGCAGCGCATCCAGCGGGTAGACCTCTTCGACCTGTATCAGCCCAAGGGCAGCACCGAGCGAAGCTATGCCGTGCGCATACAGCTGCAGGATCCGAATCAAACCCTGCAAGATGCCCAGGTACAACAAGTAATGGACGCCGCCATCCAGGCGCTGGAATCTACCGGGAAAGTACAGATTCGCAGGGCCTGA